One window of the Wolbachia endosymbiont of Ctenocephalides felis wCfeJ genome contains the following:
- a CDS encoding penicillin-binding transpeptidase domain-containing protein — MRTKNKVFNRRAFILGGVQFAISIIFSCRLYNLQIRNRQKYEVLSDNNRIRIATIMPRRGRILDRNSVELAANKISYIVLFDGQKISGQEVDLRTLPEIESKIEKSSEAKVTALYKRYYPFGSICSHILGYIKKQQGMSEVGVSGIEYTYDNILKGEPGKSEHEVNSKKRVIRELLSIPQQDGQDVQLTIDIDLQKKIAGVFQGHKGSVVVVNVNNGEILALYNSPSYDNNLFTSRLSNETWESLNAPSLPLVNRALSYQIPPGSIFKVIVALAGLKDEIITPEEKFACRGYMKIGERKFRCLRNKVHGYVSLNEAMALSCNTYFYNVGKKIGVDSLVEVARKFGIGNGKLIGTFKEEAPGLLPDRDWRARKLYSQWYLGDTINLVIGQGYILTTPLQLAILAARIATGREVVPHIEMNKTIQNFPNIDVDHEHLSIVRKAMLSVVNARTGAHRKELEFIRDIQIAGKTGTPEINSKGESHKLFIAYGPYHNPRYAISVFIEHGRAPRQDVAMASEILRYMLKK, encoded by the coding sequence ATGCGGACAAAAAATAAAGTCTTTAACCGCAGAGCGTTTATACTGGGTGGTGTTCAATTTGCCATTTCTATAATTTTTAGTTGCAGATTATATAATCTACAAATACGAAACAGACAGAAATACGAAGTACTGTCTGACAATAATAGAATAAGAATCGCCACTATTATGCCTAGGCGAGGTAGAATTTTAGATAGGAATAGCGTTGAGCTTGCAGCAAACAAAATTTCATATATTGTTCTATTTGATGGGCAAAAAATTTCTGGTCAGGAAGTTGACTTGCGCACATTACCAGAAATTGAATCTAAGATAGAAAAGTCATCAGAAGCAAAAGTAACTGCTCTTTATAAACGTTACTACCCGTTTGGTTCAATATGTTCTCATATACTTGGGTATATAAAAAAACAACAAGGAATGAGTGAAGTAGGAGTAAGTGGCATTGAATATACATATGATAATATATTAAAAGGTGAGCCAGGAAAATCTGAGCATGAAGTAAACTCTAAGAAACGTGTTATAAGAGAATTGTTAAGCATACCGCAGCAAGACGGGCAAGATGTGCAGCTAACAATTGATATTGATCTGCAGAAGAAAATTGCAGGGGTATTTCAGGGTCACAAAGGTTCCGTAGTGGTAGTTAACGTAAATAACGGAGAAATTTTAGCGTTATATAATTCACCTTCTTATGATAATAATCTTTTTACTAGCAGATTATCGAATGAAACCTGGGAGAGTCTAAATGCTCCTTCATTACCACTTGTAAATCGTGCGTTATCGTATCAAATTCCGCCTGGTTCAATATTTAAAGTAATAGTTGCACTTGCAGGGTTAAAAGACGAAATAATCACACCAGAAGAAAAATTTGCGTGTAGGGGCTACATGAAAATAGGGGAGCGGAAATTTCGTTGTTTAAGGAATAAAGTTCATGGATACGTATCTTTAAATGAGGCAATGGCTCTTTCATGCAACACTTATTTTTATAATGTAGGGAAAAAAATAGGTGTAGACTCTCTGGTAGAAGTGGCCAGAAAATTTGGTATTGGAAACGGGAAACTGATTGGAACCTTTAAGGAGGAAGCTCCGGGGTTGCTACCCGATAGAGATTGGCGCGCGCGGAAGCTATATTCGCAGTGGTATTTAGGTGACACTATCAACTTAGTTATAGGACAAGGATATATACTGACAACGCCGCTGCAGCTTGCAATTCTTGCAGCAAGAATTGCAACAGGGAGAGAGGTGGTTCCTCACATTGAGATGAATAAAACGATACAAAATTTTCCTAATATTGATGTAGATCATGAGCATCTAAGCATAGTTCGAAAAGCTATGCTTAGCGTGGTAAATGCCAGAACTGGAGCCCATAGAAAAGAACTTGAGTTTATAAGAGATATACAAATCGCCGGCAAAACCGGTACACCGGAGATAAACTCTAAGGGCGAGAGTCATAAATTATTTATTGCTTATGGCCCTTATCATAACCCGCGCTATGCAATCTCTGTATTCATAGAACACGGCAGAGCTCCACGCCAAGATGTTGCTATGGCAAGTGAAATATTGCGATATATGCTTAAGAAATGA
- a CDS encoding polysaccharide deacetylase family protein, whose amino-acid sequence MIWLSGMKGVKMRWLKGWLITVFLLLHSTTVFCNGCNFNLPYRGLSCNLDLSHKNLSSIKKLLSSSDKFVALTFDDGPSNNRTGDIVNILENYRARATFFLLGERINKKTSEVVRQIHETGHELGNHSWSHRKLTLLASKEQLQELEKTNIAIKNATEQNIKWFRPPYGCHDDSLIENTDRLNMYSILWTVDSLDWQGDEPEILVERVVSNVHNGAIILFHDHDNKSNTVEALPHIIRILKKSGYEFVTLSEWEERVCNVVKPEAYQ is encoded by the coding sequence ATGATATGGTTAAGCGGGATGAAAGGTGTTAAAATGAGATGGTTGAAAGGATGGCTAATAACAGTTTTTCTTTTACTACACTCAACCACAGTTTTCTGTAATGGTTGTAATTTCAATTTACCATATCGTGGGCTCAGTTGTAATCTGGATCTGTCACATAAAAATTTAAGTAGTATAAAAAAATTGCTGAGTAGCAGTGATAAATTTGTTGCACTGACATTTGATGATGGGCCGTCTAACAATAGAACAGGTGATATTGTAAATATTTTGGAGAACTATCGGGCAAGAGCAACGTTCTTTCTTCTTGGCGAGCGTATAAACAAAAAAACATCTGAAGTAGTAAGGCAAATCCATGAGACAGGTCATGAACTTGGCAATCACTCTTGGTCGCATAGAAAATTGACGTTACTTGCAAGTAAGGAACAATTACAGGAGTTGGAAAAGACAAATATAGCAATTAAAAATGCAACAGAGCAGAATATAAAGTGGTTTCGTCCACCATATGGATGTCATGATGACAGCCTGATTGAAAACACTGATCGATTAAACATGTATTCAATATTATGGACAGTTGACTCTCTGGATTGGCAAGGCGACGAACCAGAGATCTTAGTTGAAAGAGTTGTAAGCAATGTACATAATGGAGCGATCATATTGTTCCATGACCATGATAACAAATCAAATACAGTTGAAGCTTTACCTCATATTATTAGAATACTAAAAAAATCAGGTTATGAATTTGTTACTTTAAGTGAGTGGGAAGAAAGGGTTTGTAATGTAGTAAAACCAGAGGCATACCAATAG
- the folD gene encoding bifunctional methylenetetrahydrofolate dehydrogenase/methenyltetrahydrofolate cyclohydrolase FolD, protein MTIIIDGKKIASDLCERLSQKINILKKKHNILPCLKVILVGGNPASQVYVRNKQKKAESIGISSETIVLPDNISTDELITKVNELNVDPSVHGILVQLPLPNHINASRVINAVNVEKDVDGFHDENVGRLVKGERNCLIPCTPRGSLYLIKSIEENLSGKNAVVIGRSNIVGKPMFHLLLQENCTVTILHSQSRDLVEYCSKADIVVAAVGKPNFVQKDWIKKSAIVIDVGINSVNVGERTKLTGDVDFEEVKEKVKAITPVPGGVGPMTIAFLMVNTVIAACLQKKVDASGFVS, encoded by the coding sequence GTGACAATTATTATTGATGGTAAAAAAATAGCAAGCGACCTGTGCGAAAGATTATCACAAAAAATTAATATTTTAAAGAAGAAGCACAACATTCTTCCTTGTCTTAAAGTGATCCTCGTAGGAGGCAATCCAGCAAGTCAAGTCTATGTTCGCAATAAACAAAAAAAAGCAGAATCAATAGGAATAAGTTCCGAGACCATTGTTTTGCCGGACAATATCTCAACAGATGAATTGATCACAAAAGTTAATGAGTTAAATGTAGATCCATCTGTGCATGGTATTTTAGTACAATTGCCTCTACCGAATCATATTAATGCAAGTAGGGTAATTAACGCAGTAAACGTTGAAAAAGACGTGGACGGCTTTCATGACGAAAACGTTGGTAGATTAGTTAAAGGTGAAAGAAATTGTCTTATACCTTGCACCCCTAGAGGTTCTTTGTATTTAATTAAATCAATTGAGGAAAACCTTTCAGGTAAAAATGCAGTTGTGATCGGGAGGTCAAACATCGTAGGCAAACCGATGTTTCACCTATTGCTGCAAGAAAACTGCACTGTTACGATTCTACATTCACAAAGCAGGGATCTAGTTGAATATTGCTCTAAAGCAGATATAGTAGTTGCAGCAGTTGGAAAGCCAAATTTTGTTCAGAAAGATTGGATAAAAAAAAGTGCAATAGTAATTGACGTTGGCATAAACAGTGTGAATGTAGGAGAGCGAACAAAGCTTACAGGTGATGTTGACTTCGAGGAGGTGAAAGAAAAAGTCAAAGCTATCACACCAGTGCCAGGAGGTGTTGGCCCAATGACCATTGCGTTTTTGATGGTGAATACTGTTATTGCTGCTTGCTTGCAAAAAAAGGTTGATGCTTCTGGTTTCGTAAGCTAA
- a CDS encoding UbiX family flavin prenyltransferase has translation MNSRIVIGISGASGSVYGVRILEALRNVNKFLVQSSVAHVPSSVIPVLDTGIQEKKNIDSSLTCWNDTKFGYETHLVISHAGRTTLAHEVTERLEDVTSLADFYYSEEKIGEKIASGSFKTSGMIIAPCSMKTMSEIASGVTSNLLTRAADVTLKERRKLVLMVRESPLHLGHLQNMLKLTKMGAIIVPPVPAFYIKPKSLDDIINHSIGKVLDLFNIKLPDFKEWQGSDNYY, from the coding sequence GTGAATAGCAGAATTGTAATTGGAATAAGTGGGGCATCAGGTTCTGTTTATGGCGTGCGAATTCTGGAAGCGCTAAGAAATGTTAATAAATTTCTTGTACAATCCTCTGTTGCTCACGTACCTTCTTCTGTTATCCCAGTGCTTGACACTGGGATCCAGGAGAAAAAAAATATAGATTCCAGCCTCACGTGCTGGAATGACACCAAATTTGGTTACGAAACTCATTTAGTAATAAGTCATGCTGGAAGGACAACTCTAGCTCATGAAGTGACAGAAAGGCTTGAAGATGTTACATCACTCGCAGATTTTTACTATTCTGAAGAAAAAATAGGAGAAAAAATAGCAAGTGGTTCATTTAAAACTTCAGGGATGATTATTGCTCCCTGTTCTATGAAGACGATGTCTGAAATTGCATCAGGTGTTACTTCCAACCTATTAACAAGGGCTGCAGATGTAACTCTGAAAGAAAGAAGAAAATTAGTTCTTATGGTACGAGAGTCACCATTGCATCTTGGTCATTTACAGAACATGTTAAAATTAACAAAGATGGGAGCGATAATCGTTCCACCGGTGCCAGCTTTTTATATCAAACCAAAATCATTGGATGATATTATTAATCATTCTATTGGCAAAGTATTGGATTTATTTAATATTAAGTTACCTGATTTTAAGGAGTGGCAAGGAAGTGACAATTATTATTGA
- a CDS encoding DUF2312 domain-containing protein, with product MEDTVKVVADELKGYVERIEKLEQEKKDIQDHIRDVYAKAADEGWDTKVMKQIVRLRKMDDDDREEQEILLDTYKRALGMSYEEN from the coding sequence ATGGAAGACACAGTAAAAGTAGTAGCTGACGAGTTGAAAGGTTACGTGGAAAGAATTGAGAAGCTTGAACAAGAAAAGAAGGATATTCAAGATCACATCCGTGATGTGTATGCGAAGGCTGCGGATGAGGGTTGGGATACGAAAGTTATGAAGCAAATTGTCAGGCTTAGAAAGATGGATGATGACGATAGAGAAGAGCAAGAGATATTGCTTGATACTTATAAGCGTGCATTGGGAATGAGTTACGAAGAAAACTAA
- a CDS encoding HlyC/CorC family transporter has protein sequence MDWLLISVLSIIFILLILSFLFSGAEIGLTSISRSRVNKLKLDGNKRAKVIDHLLSKKELTIGTILLGNTIINITCSALFTAIVINFFENEGVFFLTVMMTFCILLFCEVLPKTYAMQNPEKFTSFSVYFVLFFVKIFSPLTLGIQLIVNFILKLCGLHRNREVISAADAMRNMIALHRSEGTMLQQDLDMLSSILDLAETEISEIMTHRKNLFSLDIDQKEELIREILTSSHSRVPLWQKEPDNIVGVVHVKNLINALREKDNKIEEVNIAQVMSKPWFIPESTPLSVQLHNFRKNRKHLAFVVDEYGALQGIVTLEDVLEEIVGEISDEHDLITENFIKKISDNVYHIEGESTIRDINRQLHWNLPDEEATTLAGMIVNEIERIPDEGEEFSMYGFYFKILKKDKNIITTIEVQVKTDNTITAIN, from the coding sequence ATGGATTGGTTATTGATTTCAGTATTATCAATAATTTTTATTTTATTGATTTTATCGTTTTTATTTTCAGGAGCAGAAATAGGGTTAACTTCAATTAGCCGTTCTAGAGTTAATAAGCTGAAACTGGATGGTAACAAAAGAGCCAAGGTAATCGACCACTTGTTAAGTAAAAAAGAATTAACAATAGGTACGATACTCCTCGGCAACACAATTATTAACATTACTTGTTCTGCTTTATTTACAGCAATAGTTATAAACTTCTTTGAAAATGAAGGCGTCTTTTTCTTAACAGTTATGATGACCTTTTGTATTTTGCTGTTCTGTGAGGTGTTGCCAAAAACCTATGCCATGCAAAATCCCGAGAAGTTTACGTCATTCTCTGTTTATTTTGTACTGTTCTTTGTCAAGATTTTTTCTCCATTGACATTAGGTATTCAGTTGATTGTCAACTTCATTCTAAAGTTGTGTGGGCTTCATAGGAATAGGGAAGTAATATCTGCAGCAGATGCAATGCGTAATATGATTGCTCTTCATCGCAGTGAAGGAACCATGTTGCAACAGGATTTGGATATGCTGAGTAGCATACTTGATTTAGCTGAGACAGAAATATCAGAAATCATGACCCACAGGAAAAATCTATTTTCTCTTGATATAGATCAAAAAGAGGAACTAATAAGAGAAATTTTAACCAGCAGTCACAGTAGAGTGCCTCTATGGCAAAAAGAACCGGATAACATTGTCGGAGTAGTTCACGTGAAAAATCTAATAAACGCTTTGCGTGAAAAGGATAATAAAATAGAAGAGGTTAATATCGCTCAAGTTATGTCAAAACCTTGGTTTATACCAGAAAGTACGCCGCTTAGCGTACAACTGCATAACTTCCGTAAAAATAGGAAACACCTTGCATTTGTTGTTGATGAGTATGGAGCGCTGCAGGGAATAGTAACTCTTGAGGATGTATTAGAAGAAATAGTTGGAGAAATTTCTGATGAGCATGATTTGATCACGGAAAATTTTATAAAGAAAATATCTGATAATGTGTATCACATAGAGGGAGAGTCTACTATTAGGGATATTAATAGACAGTTGCATTGGAATCTTCCTGATGAAGAAGCTACAACTCTAGCAGGTATGATTGTGAACGAGATAGAGCGCATTCCTGATGAAGGTGAAGAATTTTCCATGTATGGTTTTTACTTTAAGATTTTGAAAAAAGATAAAAACATTATTACTACTATTGAAGTGCAAGTGAAAACTGATAATACTATAACAGCAATTAATTAG
- a CDS encoding aspartate aminotransferase family protein, whose product MSHIVNAYNRFETSIVRGEGVYLFDQDGKKYLDFAAGISTSSLGHCHPYITNKLKEQLDLLWHCSNIFTIPQQERLAERLTALTFADKVFFCSSGLEATETAIKFIRRYFYSKGQKKRNRIITIEGGFHGRSIAAISAGGNEKSREGFAPLLAGFDRVPRNNIKALEEKISDETAAVFLEPIQSEGGVYTLDVEYLHKVRETTKTQGIILCFDEVQCGYGRVGSLFHYQNIEIEPDMLTCAKAMGNGFPLAACLVKDYIVEAITPGTHGSTYGGNPLAMTVGNAVLDVMLKEGFFEHVRRVSKYLKKRLLPLVEEFPEIISEICGEGLLIGIELKTPFADKIVSRSLDKGLIITRVLNNRVIRITPPLVIEGRHVDIAYDILYGLFSAVKDI is encoded by the coding sequence ATGAGCCATATTGTTAATGCATACAATAGATTTGAAACCTCTATAGTTAGGGGAGAAGGTGTATACCTTTTTGATCAAGATGGCAAAAAATACTTAGATTTTGCTGCGGGTATTTCTACATCCTCCTTAGGGCACTGTCATCCATACATAACAAATAAGCTGAAGGAACAGTTGGATTTATTATGGCACTGCTCTAACATTTTCACTATCCCGCAGCAAGAAAGGCTTGCTGAGCGTTTAACAGCACTTACTTTTGCGGACAAAGTTTTTTTCTGCTCGAGCGGACTTGAAGCAACAGAAACTGCAATAAAATTTATTCGTCGTTATTTTTATTCAAAAGGGCAAAAAAAGCGCAACCGCATCATTACAATCGAAGGAGGATTTCATGGCCGCAGTATTGCTGCAATTTCTGCCGGAGGAAATGAAAAATCACGTGAAGGTTTTGCTCCACTCCTTGCCGGTTTTGATAGAGTACCAAGAAATAACATCAAAGCGCTAGAGGAGAAAATTAGCGATGAAACTGCTGCTGTGTTTTTAGAGCCCATACAAAGCGAGGGTGGAGTGTATACACTGGATGTAGAATACCTTCACAAAGTAAGAGAAACAACAAAGACTCAAGGAATAATTTTGTGCTTTGATGAAGTGCAATGTGGATATGGACGTGTCGGTTCTTTGTTTCATTATCAAAATATAGAAATTGAGCCTGACATGTTAACTTGTGCAAAAGCCATGGGCAACGGATTTCCTCTAGCTGCGTGTTTAGTAAAAGATTATATAGTAGAAGCAATTACTCCGGGAACTCACGGATCAACTTATGGTGGTAATCCTCTTGCCATGACTGTCGGTAATGCGGTGCTTGATGTAATGCTCAAAGAAGGCTTCTTTGAGCACGTTAGAAGAGTTAGTAAATACCTAAAAAAAAGACTGCTGCCTTTAGTTGAGGAGTTCCCGGAAATAATCTCAGAAATTTGTGGAGAGGGCTTGTTAATAGGAATAGAACTTAAGACACCTTTTGCTGATAAAATTGTTAGCCGATCTCTTGACAAAGGTTTAATAATAACTAGAGTTTTAAATAATAGAGTGATAAGAATAACTCCTCCTCTTGTTATTGAGGGTAGACATGTAGATATAGCCTATGATATACTCTATGGTTTATTTTCTGCAGTTAAAGATATATAA
- a CDS encoding triosephosphate isomerase, translated as MSFLIVANWKMNGTRSSFVDFIGKLNNKSNRITSKLVICPPFTSFPDSIELSNNVSIGAQNCHHKKSGSYTGEISVEMLKELRCTYIILGHSERINETDGKIKLKSEATIESSLHPIICVGENAEDYKRGKTQEVIEYQCKNRLPTHGEYTVAYEPIWAIGTGHVPSNDTVEEVIEVIKSCTDKKDVIYGGSVSSENIENLLNISNLSGVLIGSASLDFDRFYKIVQQVERTYQL; from the coding sequence ATGTCCTTTTTAATTGTAGCAAATTGGAAGATGAATGGAACACGATCTTCGTTTGTTGACTTTATAGGCAAGCTCAACAACAAGAGTAATAGAATTACCTCTAAGCTCGTAATTTGCCCACCTTTTACATCATTTCCAGATAGCATAGAGCTAAGCAATAATGTTAGTATAGGAGCACAGAACTGTCATCACAAAAAATCTGGTTCTTATACAGGTGAGATTAGTGTAGAGATGCTGAAGGAATTAAGGTGCACTTACATAATACTTGGGCATTCTGAAAGAATCAACGAAACAGACGGTAAAATAAAGCTTAAGTCAGAAGCAACAATAGAATCAAGCTTACATCCAATTATCTGCGTGGGCGAAAACGCAGAAGATTACAAGCGCGGCAAAACACAGGAAGTAATAGAATATCAATGCAAAAACCGCTTGCCAACACACGGTGAATATACCGTAGCATATGAACCTATATGGGCAATAGGCACAGGACATGTACCAAGCAATGATACAGTTGAAGAGGTAATAGAAGTAATAAAGTCCTGTACTGACAAAAAGGATGTTATATATGGCGGTTCAGTTAGTTCAGAAAATATAGAAAACTTGTTGAATATATCAAATTTATCAGGAGTTTTAATTGGTAGTGCAAGCTTAGATTTTGATCGCTTTTATAAAATTGTACAACAAGTTGAAAGAACCTATCAACTCTAA
- a CDS encoding cbb3-type cytochrome c oxidase subunit I — translation MLSIQNNAPLCRKWIFLAVCALACSGLLSIIVISLRLPFISSLVPSAQYIFDNALVIHVNLSILVWMCSIISLLFIINLQNTNNWLNFLWILSTLSMLLMFISAFVPSTEVIKSNYIPVLQNKLFLFGLSLFITSILINAVLTYMSNKQASYLSVGQVGLVIILVSSLLCFVLAHKNMPTGLYHSDKNLFYEYLFWGGGHLLQFAFAQGVFLVYLIMLSSSDISLASNNKITILPLFINTILVVGAPFTYFVYSVDSAELIQFFTWHMRIAGAVLPCFLIMLVYRNIKTLLDEKGNYLLHSFVLFIYGGVLGVLTIEGNVTIPAHYHGSVVGITIAFMNFVYWLLPKLGCKEIKSSIVRLQIYAYSLGHFLHITGLVWLGGYGALRKVADLPSISSVLARICFIMGGAVSVVGGMLFVIIVLLSLLKGRARTD, via the coding sequence ATGCTCAGCATACAAAATAACGCTCCACTCTGTAGAAAATGGATATTCTTAGCAGTATGTGCTCTTGCTTGCTCTGGGTTGCTGTCAATAATTGTTATTTCTCTACGATTACCTTTTATTTCCTCTCTCGTTCCTTCTGCACAATATATCTTTGATAATGCGCTGGTGATACACGTGAACTTGTCAATTTTGGTGTGGATGTGCTCTATAATATCTCTACTCTTTATCATAAACCTACAAAACACCAATAATTGGCTCAACTTTCTATGGATTCTCTCAACCCTTTCCATGCTGCTGATGTTTATATCCGCATTTGTTCCAAGCACTGAGGTTATCAAAAGTAACTATATACCCGTATTACAAAACAAATTGTTTTTGTTTGGACTCAGTTTGTTTATTACCAGCATATTGATAAACGCAGTCCTCACCTACATGTCAAATAAACAGGCCTCATACCTTTCCGTTGGACAAGTTGGGCTGGTCATTATACTTGTGTCGTCGCTTCTTTGCTTTGTTCTAGCCCACAAAAATATGCCTACAGGCCTATATCACTCAGATAAGAATTTATTTTACGAGTATCTCTTTTGGGGAGGCGGACATTTATTGCAATTTGCCTTTGCTCAAGGAGTGTTTTTAGTCTATTTGATAATGCTAAGTTCCAGTGATATTAGCTTAGCTTCAAACAACAAAATCACCATTTTACCACTGTTTATAAACACGATTTTGGTTGTAGGCGCACCGTTTACATATTTTGTTTATTCGGTGGATAGTGCTGAATTGATACAGTTCTTTACTTGGCATATGAGGATTGCTGGAGCAGTTTTGCCATGTTTCTTAATAATGCTCGTGTATCGCAACATAAAAACCTTACTTGATGAGAAGGGCAATTATTTGCTCCATTCGTTTGTATTGTTCATCTATGGAGGCGTACTTGGAGTGCTGACTATTGAGGGAAATGTCACCATTCCTGCTCATTACCATGGTTCTGTGGTTGGTATCACTATAGCTTTTATGAATTTTGTCTACTGGCTGTTGCCAAAACTAGGCTGTAAAGAGATAAAAAGCTCCATAGTAAGATTACAGATTTATGCATACAGTTTGGGACATTTTCTCCATATTACTGGCCTTGTATGGCTTGGTGGATATGGCGCTTTAAGGAAAGTTGCGGATTTACCAAGCATTTCGTCGGTGCTAGCACGTATCTGTTTTATTATGGGTGGAGCTGTATCAGTTGTTGGTGGAATGCTGTTCGTAATAATTGTGCTTTTATCTTTGCTTAAAGGCAGGGCGCGTACCGACTAA